In a single window of the Caulobacter soli genome:
- a CDS encoding Kazal-type serine protease inhibitor family protein → MTWRPHYRPLAILLASLSLLACSSPGSTPAQPTPPTNARAPVAEGGMCGGFAGFQCAEGLSCQMQPGQCHTVADASGVCRKPPQMCTMIYAPVCGCDGKTYASACNAAAKGVSVAAQGECKA, encoded by the coding sequence ATGACCTGGCGACCCCACTACCGCCCCCTGGCGATCTTGCTGGCTTCGCTGAGCCTGCTGGCCTGTTCCAGCCCGGGCTCGACACCGGCCCAGCCGACGCCGCCGACCAACGCCCGCGCGCCCGTGGCCGAGGGCGGCATGTGCGGCGGCTTCGCGGGCTTCCAGTGCGCCGAGGGACTGAGTTGCCAGATGCAGCCGGGCCAGTGCCATACCGTGGCCGACGCCTCGGGCGTCTGTCGCAAGCCGCCGCAGATGTGCACCATGATCTACGCCCCGGTCTGCGGCTGCGACGGCAAGACCTACGCCAGCGCCTGCAACGCCGCCGCCAAGGGCGTCAGCGTCGCGGCCCAGGGCGAGTGCAAGGCGTAG
- a CDS encoding histidine phosphatase family protein encodes MSRIHMIRHGRPASTWGDADQDPGLDPVGAEQARAVARTLMALPEAERPSRVVSSPLRRCRETAQPLADALGVAIEIDPRVGEIPTPAALDAEARPGWLRRAFEGKWSDIQGDLDYVAWTRTVADAVAAYPGAAVFSHFVALNAAVSAATGGEIVAAFRPDHVSVTTFDRVDGALILVDKGQEASTQVL; translated from the coding sequence ATGAGCCGCATTCATATGATCCGCCACGGCCGGCCGGCCTCGACCTGGGGCGATGCCGACCAGGATCCGGGGTTGGACCCTGTCGGCGCCGAACAGGCGCGGGCGGTGGCGCGGACGCTGATGGCCCTGCCCGAAGCGGAGCGCCCGTCGCGGGTGGTCAGCTCGCCGCTGCGGCGCTGTCGCGAAACGGCCCAACCGCTGGCCGACGCCCTGGGCGTGGCGATCGAGATCGATCCCCGAGTCGGCGAGATCCCGACTCCGGCCGCTCTCGACGCCGAGGCGCGGCCGGGCTGGTTGCGACGGGCCTTTGAGGGCAAGTGGAGCGACATCCAGGGCGATCTCGACTACGTCGCCTGGACGCGAACGGTCGCTGACGCCGTGGCCGCGTATCCCGGCGCGGCGGTGTTCAGCCATTTCGTGGCCCTGAACGCGGCGGTGTCGGCGGCGACGGGCGGCGAGATCGTGGCGGCGTTCCGGCCCGACCATGTCTCGGTGACGACGTTCGATCGGGTCGACGGCGCGTTGATCCTGGTCGACAAGGGCCAGGAAGCCTCCACCCAGGTTCTATAG
- the parE gene encoding DNA topoisomerase IV subunit B, translating into MSSKDDPNASFSLFGDDALSPPPASPLPAREPHPEPTPRPAAPPPPTAAPAPSAPPSSGGYDASSIEVLEGLEPVRMRPGMYIGGTDERALHHLFAEVLDNSMDEAVAGFAKTIEVKLDADGYLSVKDDGRGMPVDEHPKHPGKSALEVIMTVLHAGGKFSGKAYETSGGLHGVGASVVNALSELVEVTVWRDGFEHRQSFARGKPLGPVEKIAPSKKRGTQVRFKPDDQIFGEGCAFKPARLYRMARSKAYLFRGVQIKWSCDPSRIHDQTPAEATFHFPNGLADFLAERTKGLELVTPDSFSGRIERQGEAGAVEWAIAWTPRGFGEHDGFMQSYCNTVPTPEGGTHESGLRAALTRGLKAYAELKGEKRATIITADDVIAQAGALISVFIKNPEFQGQTKEKLSSSEAQRFVENALRDPFDHWLTGSPKAAQALLEFVIERAEERLKRRKDKEVSRASATRKLRLPGKLADCAAGAVDGAELFIVEGDSAGGSAKQARNRKNQAILPLRGKILNVASASGEKFTANKELSDLMLALGAQGGNRYKEEDLRYERIIIMTDADVDGAHIASLLITFFYRTMPDLIRQGHLFLALPPLYRLSHGGKSAYARDDEHKDELLATMFKGKKPEIGRFKGLGEMMASQLKETTMDPTVRTLAKITLPRSEEAVEALVETLMGRKPELRFRFIQENAEFAADDLDL; encoded by the coding sequence ATGTCCTCCAAAGACGACCCCAACGCTTCCTTCTCGCTGTTCGGCGACGACGCCCTGTCGCCGCCGCCCGCCTCGCCGTTGCCCGCCCGTGAGCCGCATCCCGAGCCCACGCCGCGTCCGGCCGCGCCTCCCCCGCCGACCGCCGCGCCGGCGCCCAGCGCCCCGCCCTCCTCCGGCGGGTATGACGCCAGCTCGATCGAGGTCCTGGAAGGCCTGGAACCCGTACGCATGCGTCCCGGCATGTACATCGGCGGCACCGACGAACGCGCCCTGCACCACCTGTTCGCCGAAGTGCTGGACAACTCGATGGACGAGGCCGTGGCCGGCTTCGCCAAGACCATCGAGGTCAAGCTCGACGCCGACGGCTACCTGTCGGTCAAGGACGACGGGCGCGGCATGCCCGTCGACGAACACCCCAAGCACCCCGGCAAGTCGGCGCTGGAAGTGATCATGACCGTCCTGCACGCGGGCGGTAAGTTCAGCGGCAAGGCCTACGAGACCTCGGGCGGCCTTCACGGGGTGGGCGCCAGCGTCGTCAACGCCCTGTCGGAACTGGTCGAGGTCACCGTCTGGCGCGACGGCTTCGAACACCGCCAGAGCTTCGCGCGCGGCAAGCCGCTGGGCCCGGTCGAGAAGATCGCGCCCAGCAAGAAGCGCGGCACCCAGGTGCGCTTCAAGCCCGACGACCAGATCTTCGGCGAGGGCTGCGCCTTCAAGCCGGCGCGCCTGTACCGCATGGCCCGCTCCAAGGCCTATCTGTTCCGCGGCGTGCAGATCAAATGGTCCTGCGATCCCTCGCGGATCCACGACCAGACCCCGGCCGAGGCCACCTTCCACTTCCCCAACGGCCTGGCCGACTTCCTGGCCGAGCGCACCAAGGGACTGGAACTGGTCACGCCCGACAGTTTCTCCGGACGCATCGAGCGCCAAGGCGAGGCCGGCGCGGTCGAGTGGGCCATCGCCTGGACCCCGCGCGGCTTCGGCGAGCACGACGGCTTCATGCAGTCGTACTGCAACACCGTGCCGACCCCCGAGGGCGGCACCCACGAAAGCGGCCTGCGCGCCGCCCTGACCCGAGGCCTGAAGGCCTACGCGGAACTGAAGGGCGAGAAGCGCGCGACGATCATCACCGCCGATGACGTCATCGCCCAGGCCGGCGCCCTGATCTCGGTGTTCATCAAGAACCCGGAATTCCAGGGCCAGACCAAGGAAAAGCTGTCGTCGAGCGAAGCCCAGCGCTTCGTCGAGAACGCCCTGCGCGACCCGTTTGACCACTGGCTGACCGGCAGCCCTAAGGCCGCCCAGGCCCTGCTGGAGTTCGTGATCGAGCGCGCCGAGGAACGTCTCAAGCGCCGCAAGGACAAGGAAGTCTCAAGAGCCTCGGCGACCCGCAAGCTGCGCCTGCCGGGCAAGCTGGCCGACTGCGCAGCCGGCGCCGTGGACGGCGCCGAGCTGTTCATCGTCGAAGGCGACTCGGCCGGCGGCTCGGCCAAGCAGGCCCGCAACCGCAAGAACCAGGCGATCCTGCCCCTGCGCGGCAAGATCCTCAACGTGGCCTCGGCCAGCGGCGAGAAGTTCACGGCCAACAAGGAGCTCAGCGACCTGATGCTGGCCCTCGGGGCGCAGGGCGGCAATCGGTACAAGGAAGAGGATCTGCGCTACGAGCGGATCATCATCATGACCGACGCCGACGTCGACGGCGCCCACATCGCCAGCCTGCTGATCACCTTCTTCTACCGGACCATGCCGGACCTGATCCGCCAGGGTCACCTGTTCCTGGCCCTGCCGCCGCTCTATCGCCTCAGCCACGGCGGCAAGAGCGCCTATGCCCGCGACGACGAGCACAAGGACGAGCTTCTGGCCACGATGTTCAAGGGCAAGAAGCCCGAGATCGGTCGCTTCAAGGGCCTGGGCGAGATGATGGCCTCCCAGTTGAAGGAGACCACCATGGACCCGACGGTGCGCACCCTGGCCAAGATCACCCTCCCCCGATCGGAGGAAGCGGTCGAGGCCTTGGTCGAGACCCTGATGGGCCGCAAGCCCGAGCTTCGGTTCCGCTTCATCCAGGAAAACGCCGAGTTCGCGGCCGACGACCTGGACCTGTAG
- the glnA gene encoding type I glutamate--ammonia ligase, whose protein sequence is MSTAKQILDLIKEKDVKYVDVRFTDVRGKLQHVTFDIDLVDDEFLNDGTMFDGSSIAGWKAINESDMKLRPDLTSAIIDPFYQQTTLALFCDVVNPDTGTPYNRDPRSIAKNALAYVKSSGIGDTVFFGPEAEFFIFDDVRWNTSSNNTGYSFDSVELPGNSAKEYPEGNMGHRPGPKGGYFPVNPIDSAQDLRGEMLAVMGELGMKPEKHHHEVAPAQHELGLKFDTMVVMADRMQLYKYVIHNVAHAYGKSATFMAKPMFGDNGSGMHVHQSIWQDGKPLFAGDKYAGLSDMCLWYIGGIIKHAKAINAFSNSTTNSYKRLVPGYEAPVKLAYSSRNRSASIRIPHVDSPKAKRIEARFPDPMGNPYLTFVALLMAGLDGINNKIDPGAAADKNLYDLPPREQKKIPEVCGSLREALENLDKDRAFLKAGGVMDDDFIDSYIELKMEEVMRLTLHPHPVEFDMYYKC, encoded by the coding sequence ATGAGCACCGCCAAGCAAATCCTGGACCTGATCAAGGAAAAGGACGTCAAGTACGTCGACGTTCGTTTCACCGACGTTCGCGGCAAGCTGCAGCACGTCACCTTCGACATCGATCTGGTCGATGACGAATTCCTCAACGACGGCACCATGTTCGACGGCTCGTCGATCGCCGGCTGGAAGGCCATCAACGAGTCGGACATGAAGCTGCGTCCGGACCTGACCAGCGCGATCATCGATCCGTTCTACCAACAGACGACCCTGGCGCTGTTCTGCGACGTGGTGAACCCCGACACGGGCACCCCCTACAACCGCGACCCGCGCTCGATCGCCAAGAACGCCCTGGCCTACGTCAAGTCGTCGGGCATCGGCGACACCGTGTTCTTCGGTCCGGAAGCCGAGTTCTTCATCTTCGACGACGTTCGCTGGAACACCTCGTCGAACAACACCGGCTACTCGTTCGACTCCGTCGAGCTGCCGGGCAACTCGGCCAAGGAATATCCGGAAGGCAACATGGGCCACCGCCCGGGTCCGAAGGGCGGCTACTTCCCGGTCAACCCGATCGACTCGGCTCAAGACCTACGCGGCGAAATGCTGGCCGTCATGGGCGAGCTGGGCATGAAGCCGGAAAAGCACCACCACGAAGTGGCGCCCGCCCAGCACGAACTCGGCCTGAAGTTCGACACCATGGTCGTGATGGCCGACCGCATGCAGCTCTACAAGTACGTGATCCACAACGTGGCCCACGCCTACGGCAAGTCGGCCACCTTCATGGCCAAGCCGATGTTCGGCGACAACGGCTCGGGCATGCACGTGCACCAGTCGATCTGGCAGGACGGCAAGCCGCTGTTCGCCGGCGACAAGTACGCCGGCCTGTCGGACATGTGCCTGTGGTACATCGGCGGCATCATCAAGCACGCCAAGGCGATCAACGCGTTCTCGAACTCCACGACGAACTCGTACAAGCGCCTGGTGCCGGGCTACGAAGCCCCGGTGAAGCTGGCCTACTCGTCGCGTAACCGCTCGGCCTCGATCCGCATCCCGCACGTCGACTCGCCGAAGGCCAAGCGCATCGAAGCTCGCTTCCCCGACCCGATGGGCAACCCGTACCTGACCTTCGTCGCCCTGCTGATGGCCGGCCTGGACGGCATCAACAACAAGATCGATCCGGGCGCGGCCGCCGACAAGAACCTGTACGACCTGCCGCCCCGCGAGCAGAAGAAGATCCCGGAAGTCTGCGGCTCGCTCCGCGAGGCTCTCGAGAACCTCGACAAGGACCGCGCCTTCCTGAAGGCCGGCGGCGTCATGGATGATGACTTCATCGACAGCTACATCGAGCTGAAGATGGAAGAGGTGATGCGCCTGACGCTGCACCCGCACCCGGTCGAATTCGACATGTACTACAAGTGCTAA
- a CDS encoding putative quinol monooxygenase, with protein sequence MTQDPSTNDLARRDVLAVGVAMAVTGVGGLAQAQETKAMYGLIGQMKAAPGKRDELVAILAEDTQGMPGCLSYIVARDATDADALWITEVWTDKDSHAASLKLPSVQAVIAKARPMIAGFGHRFETVPVGGVGLAKT encoded by the coding sequence ATGACCCAAGATCCCTCGACGAACGATCTGGCGCGACGGGACGTGCTCGCGGTCGGTGTCGCCATGGCCGTGACCGGCGTCGGCGGGCTGGCTCAAGCTCAGGAGACCAAGGCGATGTACGGACTGATCGGCCAGATGAAGGCCGCGCCCGGCAAGCGGGATGAGCTGGTGGCGATCCTGGCGGAGGACACCCAGGGCATGCCCGGCTGCCTCAGCTACATCGTCGCCAGGGACGCAACCGACGCCGACGCCCTGTGGATCACCGAGGTCTGGACCGACAAGGACAGCCACGCCGCCTCGCTGAAGCTGCCCTCGGTCCAGGCGGTCATCGCCAAGGCCCGCCCGATGATCGCCGGCTTTGGACATAGATTCGAGACTGTGCCGGTCGGCGGAGTGGGTTTGGCGAAGACCTAA
- a CDS encoding P-II family nitrogen regulator: MKKIEAVIKPFKLDEVKEALQDMGVQGMTVLEAKGYGRQKGHTELYRGAEYVVDFLPKIKVEVVVEDSQLDPALEAITNAARTGRIGDGKIFVSEITEVVRIRTGETGPAAV, from the coding sequence ATGAAAAAGATCGAAGCCGTCATCAAGCCGTTCAAGCTGGATGAGGTCAAAGAGGCGCTTCAGGACATGGGCGTGCAGGGCATGACCGTACTGGAAGCCAAGGGCTATGGCCGCCAGAAGGGCCATACCGAGCTCTATCGCGGCGCCGAGTACGTCGTCGACTTTCTCCCCAAGATCAAAGTCGAAGTCGTGGTTGAAGACAGCCAGTTGGACCCCGCGCTCGAGGCCATCACCAACGCCGCCCGCACGGGCCGCATCGGCGACGGCAAGATTTTCGTGTCGGAAATCACGGAAGTCGTCCGCATCCGCACCGGAGAAACCGGCCCCGCCGCCGTCTAA